The genomic interval ATTAATTTTGCTCAACAGATTGATAAACTTTGTTTCAGTATTGCTAGGCAAAGAGAAATTCTCACTTTCAAAAAAAGTGAAAGACAACTTTAAAACCGCAATGAAATATATAGGCTCATTCGAGGATCTAGCTATAAAAACAGCTACCGACAAAGGCTTTGATGCGGTGTTTTGCGGACATATACACAAACCTATTATATCGAAAAAGGACAAAATAGTATATTTGAACAGCGGTGATTGGATTGAAAATTTAACATCACTTGAGTACAGCGAAGGCGAATGGGCATTATATAAATACAATAAATCGGAAGAAATGGAAACGATGGGCGAAGAAGATATAAGCAGCAGTATGCCTGCTACTGCAGAAATATTGAAATCGATATTTGGTCAATAAATATTATAAAAAAAAGCCCTGCTTTCGCAAGGCCCTTCTTTCGTTTAATTGGTTTCAAAATATCTTATAGCTTATAGTCCGCTTTTAAATAATTTATAGCTTGTTGTTTCTCCATCTATATTTAATTGTAGAATGTATATACCTACTTTCAAGTGCTCCAAATTGTCAATACTAATTGTTTGACCTTCTACTACAGGAATACTTTGAGGAATAATTATTTCTTTACCTTCCATATCAATTAATTTAATATTGAGCTGAGCTAATACTTTCATATTAATTTTTATCTGGTTGGTAAAATTGCTATTAACTGTAGGTGCAGATCCACCATAATTTTTGGTGATATTTACGGTTTCAATATTGCTGCATTTGCTGCGGCCACTAAAGTCGAATTGCTCTAAACGATAATACACTTTACCTTTGAGTAATTCAATATCGTTATCGTTGAAGCTATAATCTATTTTTTGATTAGTGTTGCCACTTCCGCGTACTTCGCCAACACGCATCCAACTAATACCATCAGTACTGCGTTCTACTTCGAAACGGTCATTGTTTACTTCGCTGGTAGTAGACCAAGAAATTGCAATTGCACTTGAATTCAATTTAGCATCGAAAGAAGCCAGATTTACGGATTGTAAAGTTGAACCTGCCTTAGTTGTATTCAATTGAACACATAATAGAATAAAAGTAGAGAGTAGAAAGTTTTTCATGGTAGTTTTAGTTAAATTCCTTGTTACAAAGTTGAGAAATTATCATTCTACCTTATTTCTATAATTTCACATTTTATTACATGCTTATTTCTTTTTAACATAAATTTAAAGCATTGATTACTAATACAAATCCTTTTGTAAAATTGCTTGATTTGAACAGAATTACACACATGTAAGACATAGGTGACATTTTATTTTATCGTCAGCTTGATACCAGATGGTGCTAAATAATATCTGAGATGCTCTAATACCGAAACTCAATATATAATAGTCCAAAAGAAAGGGACTAAATGTATTGTAGTTCGGCATTACCATTCTACAAACCAATCCGCCACAGGCGGAGAACTATTATAGGTTAAGAATTGGTATAACATTCTAAAAACTAAATCCGCCACAGGCGGAGAACTATTTTAGTTTAAGAATTGGTATAATTTCTTCTTAACTTATAAAAAAAAGAAAAGCCCCGCTTGTGCAGGGCTTTCTTCTGGTTAATCAAACCATTCTCTAACCTTATAAACTATTTTTCATTAACTTGTAAGTAGTAGTAATGCCATCCACATTAAGTTGTAACATATACATACCAGTAGGCAAGTGGCCCAAGTTATCTATAGTTAAGCTTTGTCCTTCCTGTACGGACACATTTTGCGGGGTCATTACTTCTTTTCCTGACATATCTATCAAGCTAATGTGCATTTGAGCTAATTGGCTCATATTGATTCTAATTTGGTTATTAAACATAGTGTTAACGTTAGCTACCACCTTGCCTTTTTCGGTTTGGTTATGCATGTTCACCACTTGCACTTTGCTATATTCGCTGCGACCATTAAAGTCGAATTGCTCGAGGCGATAGTATACACTATTGTTCAATTCTACATCATTATCATTAAAGGTATAGTCAATTTTGTAATTTGTATTACCATTACCATTTACATCACCTACACGCATCCAGTTTTTACCATCGGTACTACGTTGTATTTCGAAGCGGTCATTATTTACTTCTGTTACTGTAGCCCAGTCAAGTTTTACTTCATTTTTACCTGCAATTTTAGCATTGAAATAAAGCATTTTTACGGGAAGTGGGGTCAAGCTATCACCTACTCCAAAAGGAGAAAACGCGGTAAAGCCATTACGTTGGATAAACCAAAGGCTACCGCTAGCAATAGCCGCATCTGGCAATATTTGTCTTTCCCAGGCACCACTTGTATAGTGTCCAATACCGCAATATCCGCGAGAGAAGTTAGCATTTTCATCGGCACCATTCCAATATAAACGCACAGCAACATTATAAGTACCAGCAGCAACATTTTCTACTAACCAAGTGCGGTTTACACAGTGGTTAAGATTGTTGATATTACCACCCGAGGTACCATTTGCCAATACACCGTTAAATACACGTACTCTGAAGTTACCATTACTGGTACCACTATTTACTAAACGTGCAGGAGTATAGGTTGTAGTTCCCACTGGGAACACAACTGCTGTAGAAGCATTGTCGATGGCCATAATAAGATAACCACCAGTAGTTGCATCATTCTTAGTAGCAATATAGCTACTTGAACCTCCGCCTGCGAATGCACCGCCGTTGCTAATGGTCAAATTGTAATTGCCTAATGTTAGTTTACCTGCCGTCAATTTCAAAGTATCAGATATAGTTGCATTTGAGAGAAGTGTAGTGGTTCCTGTAGTATTCATTTCTACAAAACGTGAGTGCAAATTATCCAAAGTGTGGTTCGATACACCTCTACATACAAGGTATCCAGCAGTATCATACAAATTACCATTTTGAACCAAGTTACCATATAAATTAAGGTTACCACCATTCAAAGCTACCGAGGCAAAAGCATTAATTTGCAAGTTGCGGCATGATACTGTTCCTGAAGTAACACGGGGTTGTGTAGGAGCAGCGGCATCTATTTCAATATCAGTTGTGCTATCGGGTACTGTAAGGCCACACCAGTTGGTGTTACCTGACCAGCTATTGTTAGTCCATCCATACCATTGACCGTTAGGAACGCTCAATTCGTCGGCACCAGCATCGGGAGTAGAGGCATGGCGTGTATTGCCATCAATATCTGTTGTTACAGCAGCCACAGCAGTACCACGGGCGTTTACCAAACAACCGTAGTTGCTGTCTATATGCAAATCGGTTATTGAAGTAAAGATGGGTTGAGCTTGGTAGCTATTTGCATCTCCACTTGAGTTGCTTCTAAATGTAGTTAGGTTACAGTTGGTAGAACCCCAAAGACCTAAGCAAGCTGTGCGTTTAGAGTATATCAAATTGTAATTTGATGCGGTACTTGTCCAGCCAGTTGATGGGCTTGCATTGCCATTGGCAATAGCGTAATGGAATACTGTGTTAGTATCGCGGTTGTTATACAATATATTGTTACGCAATAAATATGGATTTGCTTGTTGTATATAAAAGCAGTAAGTTTTGTTGGTTGTAGTTGTACCACCATAAATATATACTGTATTATGGTAGAAATATGTTTGGCTACTAGCTGTTGAGTTGTCGTACATACCATATACCAGTGGGTTACTAGAACTACCTCCGTTCAAACTGATACGGTTATTAGATATTTGATAAGCCACACCGTTCACATTATTGTTATAGATACCATATATCGAAGGCGATACACCAGCTACGCTATTACCTATGCTAAACATTCTGTTCTTGTATAAATGAGCACCTGTTGAGTATATACCTCTTAAGTCGTATGATCCTCCAGCAGCATCGTTAGTGATATTAGCAATAATATTATTTTCTATTGTAGTATTGGCATTTGAATTCAAAACAGATATGCCTATAAATTGCCCGCCTGTTGCACTAATGCTTATTGAGTTAGCATTGCTTGCATCTCCTATTACATTTGCACCTGAGGTTCCTATGTAAGCAAGGCCATAAGTATTGGCAATACCCGTAAAGTTTGTAGTGCCCCCGCCAGTACAGCTAAAATTAGAGATATAATTACCATAAATATTA from Bacteroidota bacterium carries:
- a CDS encoding T9SS type A sorting domain-containing protein — translated: MKNFLLSTFILLCVQLNTTKAGSTLQSVNLASFDAKLNSSAIAISWSTTSEVNNDRFEVERSTDGISWMRVGEVRGSGNTNQKIDYSFNDNDIELLKGKVYYRLEQFDFSGRSKCSNIETVNITKNYGGSAPTVNSNFTNQIKINMKVLAQLNIKLIDMEGKEIIIPQSIPVVEGQTISIDNLEHLKVGIYILQLNIDGETTSYKLFKSGL